The Chrysiogenia bacterium genome contains the following window.
CGACGGCATCGTCCACGACACCTCGAACACCGGGCACACCGTGTTTCTCGAACCGCGCGAGATCATCGACGCCAACAACCGCCTCAAGATGGCCGAGAGCGAGCTCGCCGAGGAAGAGCTGCGCGTGCGGCAGGAACTCTCTGACCGAGTGCGCGCCCGCGCCGACGAAATCGAGTCCGGCGCGAAGTTCCTGCTGGAGTTTGACGTGCTGCTGGCCAAGGGGCGGCTCTGCATCGCCCTGGACGCCCACGCACCCGAGCTTTCCGAGAGCGGCGCGCTGGAGCTGCGCGGCCTGGGTCACCCGCTCCTGCTGCTCGATCAGGACAAGGTCATCACCAACGACGTGAAGGTCGGGAGTGATTCGCACCTGCTGGTTGTCTCGGGTCCCAATGCAGGCGGCAAGACGGTGCTGCTCAAGTCCTTGGCGCTGGCGGCGCTCATGGTCAAAGCCGGCCTGCCCATCGCCGCCGAGGAAGGATCGCGCATTCCGGTCTATGACCGGGTCTTTGCCGACATTGGCGACGCCCAGTCGCTCGCCGCGCATCTTTCGAGCTTTACCGGCCACCTCACCCAGATCACCCACATCCTCGCCGAGGTCAGCCCCCATTCGCTGGTCATTCTCGACGAAGTGATGAGCGGCACCGCCCCCACCGAGGGCGCGGCCCTGGCGCGCGCGCTGCTCGAGCACTTCGCGGCGAAGGCGGGCCTGGTGGTCGCGTCGACCCACTACGATGAAGTCAAAGCCATGGCCGAGAGCGATGAGCGCCACGTGGGGCTCTCGATGGCGATCGACCCCACGACGCTGCGTCCGACCTATCACGTGCAGGAAGGCGCCGCCGCCCGCTCGCTGGCCTTTGAAGCCGCCCGGCAGATCGGCCTTCCCGCCGATGTGCTCGAGCGCGCGCGCGAGCTGTTGAGCCCTGAAAAGCGCGAGGAGTTCACCCAGCTCGAGCGCCTTGAAGCCGAGGCCCGCCGCATCGAAAGCGTGCGCAAACAGAGCGAGACTCAGCTTGCCGAGGCCAACCGCAAGAAGCGCGACTATGAGGCGAAGCTCGAAAAGCTCAAGGAGCGAGGCGACAAGGCGATCCTTTCCGAGGCACAGGCCCTGCGCGAGGAGATCTCGGCGGCTCGTGCGGCCCTGCGGCAGGTGCGTCGCGCAATCCGCATGGGCTCTGCTGCAGAGGGCGAAGACGCCCTTGCCGGCGCGCTCGAGCGTGCTGAGCAGCTCGCCGATTCGGCGAAGACTGAAGAGAGCGGCGGCGGAGAGCGCGTCGACTGGTCACAGGCCAGTATCGGCGATCCGGTACGTCTTGCCGGCACCACCCAGGCGGGGACGCTGGTGGAGCTTCCCGATTCGCGCGGGCGCGCCCGCGTCGAAGTCGGCGGAAACCGCATGGTGGTCGATGCCGCGCGCCTGGAAGCCGCCAGCGCGCCACGCAAGGCGCCCGAGGTGCTCACCACCGCGGGCGTCGTCTACGAAACGCCCCAGGGCAGCGCGCGCACCCTGGACCTTCGCGGCGAGCGCGAGGAAGAGGCGCTCGAATCGCTGACCCGCTTCCTCGACCAGGCCGTGCTATCCAACCTCAACGAAGTCATCGTCATTCACGGCCACGGCGAGGGCATTCTCAAGCGGGCGGTGCGCGAGCAGCTCAAGCGCTCACCCTATGTTTCCGACTTCCGCCCGGGAGGCCGCGGCGAGGGAGGCGACGGCGTTTCCGTCGTGACGCTTCGAGCCTCCTGATCTCTTTGCCAAGCTCCAAAGAAAAAGCCCCCCACCGGAAGGTGGAGGGCTTTTTTGATTGTCTGAGTCGGCGCCTTATTCGGGCTTCTTCTCTTCCTCGGCGGGAGCTTCCTCGGCACTTGCCTCTGCGGCGGGTGCTTCGGTCACTTCGGCCTCGGCCTGCGTGGCGGGCGCAGCTTCGACTTCCTCGGTCGCTTCGGTGCTGGCTGCTGCTTCTTCAGCGGCGGCTTCGACCTTGGCATCCTCGGCGGCTTCCTTTTTGGTGGAAGGCTTAGAAGCGGCACTCTGCGTTTTCTTCGGAGCGCCGCGCTTCTTCTTGCTGCTCTTGGGAAGCGCTTCTTCAACGAATTCCACGCGGGCCAGCGGAGCGTTGTCGCCCTTGCGGAAGCCCAGCTTGATGATGCGGGTGTAGCCGCCCTCACGCTCGGCATAGCGCGGCGCAATCGTGTCGAAGAGCTTCGACACGCTGTTGCGGCTGCGCAGGCGGTCATAGGCGCGGCGGCGCTGCGTGTGCTCCACGACGCCGGTGTCGGCAACACCTTCCTTGCCGAGCGTCACGATGCGGTCGGCATGGCGGCGCAGTTCCTTCGCCTTGGTTTCGGTGGTGGTGATCGCCTCATGCTCAATCAGCGAATTGAGCATGTTGCGCCACATGGCCTTGCGGTGGCTCGAAGTACGGCCAAATTTACTTACGTCTCTACGATGTCGCATGACAATGCTCCCGGGGGAATCCGTCCCCCAAATAATCAGTCGAGCTTGGAGCTCGGGGGCATCCAGCCCTCAGTCTTCATGCCGAGACCCAGATGCATCTCGCCCAAAATTTCCTTGATCTCGTTGAGCGACTTGCGACCGAAATTCTTCGTCTTGAGCATTTCGGCTTCGGTGCGCTGAACGAGTTCGCCAATGTAGCGAATGTTCGCGTTCTTGAGGCAGTTGGCACTGCGGACGCTGAGTTCGAGCTCATCGACGCTCTTCGAGAGGCTCTCGTTGAGGCGCTGCTGCTCTTCATCGGCGGCCACGTCGGTGCCGGCCACGGCGCCGAGCTGCTGCACGGCGGGCTCGGCCTGTTCTTCAAAGTTGATGAAGACCTGAACCTGTTCCTTCATGATCTTCGCGGCGTAGGCGATCGCGTCCTCGGGCTTGACGGTGCCGTTGGTCCAGATCTCGACAGTGAGCTTGTCATAGTCGGTGCGCTGGCCCACGCGGGCGTTGGAGACCTGATAGTTGACCTTGCGGATCGGGCTGAAGGCCGCGTCCATGGGGACGGTGTCCACCGGGGCACCTTCATCGCGGTTGCGCTCGGCCGGGACGTAGCCCTTGCCCATCTTCACGGTGGCGCGAAGCTTGAGCGAGGCCGAGTCCGAGAGGGTCGCGATGTGCAGGTCGGGGTTGAGGATCTCCACGCCCGAGGGCACGGTAAAGTCACCGGCCGTCACGTTGCCCGGGCCGCTCTTGTTGAGCGAAATTTCGACAGGGCCTTCGCCTTCCAGGCGGATCAGCACGTCCTTGAAGTTCAGGATCACCTCGGCGACGTCTTCCTTGACGCCCGGGATGGTCGAGAACTCGTGCTTGACGCCGTCGATCTGCACCGCACTGATGGCCGCGCCCTGGAGCGAGGAAAGCAGAATGCGACGGAGGCTGTTCCCCAGCGTAATGCCGTAGCCACGCTCCAGCGGTTCGACGACGAACTTGCCGTAGTCGCTGCCCGCTTCTTCAGCTTCGAGCTTGTTGGGCTTAATCAGATCACGCCAATTTTTAAACATAGAAACTACCTCCAGCATGGCGCGAACCATGAAGATCCGCGCCTCGCTATCAATCCGGATTACTTCGAGTAGAGCTCGACGATGAGCTGCTCACGGACTTCGCGCACCGGGAGCGGAAGCTCGTCGCGTGCCGGATGGGCCTTGACCACACCAGCGAACTCTTCCTTGAGCTGGTCGAGCCAGGGAACGACGCCCACCTGCTCGCCGATCTCGATGGCGCGAGCAACGTCCGGGTTCTTCTTCGCCTTGGCGCTCAGTTCGATACGGTCACCGACGTCCACCTTATAGGAGGCGATGTCGACCTTGTGACCGTTCACGCGCACGTGACCGTGGGCGATCATCTGGCGCGCATGCTGGCGCGAGTTGGCGTAGTTGAGCCGGTAGAGCGTGTTGTCGAGCCGGGCCTCGAGCAGACGCAGCAGGTTCTCGCCGGTCACACCCTTCATGCGGTGCGCCTCGTGGAACGTGCGACGGAACTGCTTCTCGAGCAGGCCGTAGATGCGCTTGACCTTCTGCTTCTCGCGAAGCTGAACGCCATAGTCCGAGGTCTTCTTGCGGCCCTGACCGTGCTGGCCCGGGGGATAGGGACGGCGTTCGAGAACGCGCGCGCCCTTGCGTGAGAGACCGATACCTTCCCGGCGGGAAAGTCGTGCAATGCTTCCTGTATAACGTGCCACTTCTCTTCGTCCTTACGTGAGGGTAGTCCCCTGCCCGATTAAACCCGACGCCGCTTGCTGGGGCGGCAGCCGTTGTGGGGCAGCGGAGTGACGTCCTTGATCATGGTGACGCGAATGCCGATGGCCTGGATGGCGCGAAGCGCGGCTTCACGACCCGAGCCAGGGCCCTTGACGCGAACTTCGGCCGAGCGCATGCCGCGGTCCATGGCCTTCTTGGCGGCGGTTTCGGCTGCGACGGTCGCTGCGAAGGGAGTCGACTTGCGCGCGCCCTTGAAGCCCGAAGCACCGGCCGTCGACCAGGCGATGGCGTTGCCCTTGGGATCGGTCACCGTGATGATCGTGTTGTTGAACGTCGCCTTGATGTGAAAGATGCCGGTCTCGACGGGCGGCTTGCCCGCGCGACGACGAACACCCTTCGCCGGAGCTGTCTGCTCCTGGCTCTGTTCTTCGGCTTCTGGCGTGGTCTCTTCTGCCATTTCCAATGCCTTTCTCAAGCAATGCCTGGTCCGACGCGGACCGGGCCGAGTGCTCTCTTACTTCGTCGCCTTCTTCTTGCCGGCGATGGTCTTGCTCGGGCCCTTGCGGGTGCGCGCGTTGGTGTGGGTGCGCTGGCCGCGAACCGGAAGGCCGCGACGATGACGCAGGCCGCGATAGCAACCCAGGTCCATCAGACGCTTGATGTTCATGGAGATCTCACGACGGAGATCACCCTCCAGCGTGTACTGGCCTTCAAGGATCTGACGAATGTTGGAAACGTCGACTTCCGTCAGATCATCGCTGCGAAGGGCGGGATCAACTCCCGACTTCTCAAGGATGTCCGCGGCAGTCTTGTTGCCGATTCCATAAATGTAAGTCAGCGCGACTCTCATCGGCTTGTTACGTGGAAGGTCTACACCGGCGATACGTGCCATAACCGTAAAACTCCTGGGCCTAGCCCTGCACCTGCTTGTGGCGCGGGTTGGCCGAACAAATCACGCGGACTTTGCCGCTTCGCTTAATGACTTTGCACTTGTCGCACATCTTGCGAACTGAGGCCCGAACTTTCATGGCCTGCTCCTACTTCTCGCGGTAGGTGATCCGCCCACGAGAAAGATCGTAGGGGGACAGCTCTACCGTCACCTTGTCACCCGGGAGAATCTTGATGAAATACTTGCGCATCTTCCCGGAGATATGCGCGAGCACCTTGTGTCCGTTATCGAGTTCGACTCGAAACATGGCGTTGGGCAGTGGCTCAACCACCGTTCCCTGCACCTGAATCATGTCTTCTTTCGACATTCTTTCCTTCTGCTTCCGATTCCTGCCCGCCCCTAGAGCGTGGTCAGGATCTCCGTGCGGTCTTCCAGAATGGCGATCGCATGTTCAAAATGGGCCGAGGGCTTGCGGTCCTTCGTAACAACCGTCCAGCCATCGTCCAATGTTTCCACTTCGGCCGTGCCCAGGTTGATCATCGGCTCCAGGCACAGAACCATCCCCGGACGGATGCGCAGGCCCTTGCCCTTGCGTCCGAAGTTGGGGACCTGGGGCGGCTCGTGCAGTTCGCGCCCGATGCCGTGCCCCACATACTCACGAACGACGCCGTAGCCAAGCCCCTCGCAGTAGCTCTGAACGGCGAAGCCGATGTCCTCGAGAC
Protein-coding sequences here:
- a CDS encoding Smr/MutS family protein, whose translation is MTNAAHNSLLNLEWPTLLGRLAELTQTDEGARRAAGLPIDLAPDEIRASLTLVTEAMHLLASGAAPGLSGAAPLDTELGRARRGATLEGEDLWRILQSERIACEAHETITAMAGEVPALATRAQELGISRDFISRLERSVDAEGEILDTASATLSGLRRDVRGRADGIRRRIEGILSDEKYQSFLQDDFWTLRENRYVVPLKMGAQAQIDGIVHDTSNTGHTVFLEPREIIDANNRLKMAESELAEEELRVRQELSDRVRARADEIESGAKFLLEFDVLLAKGRLCIALDAHAPELSESGALELRGLGHPLLLLDQDKVITNDVKVGSDSHLLVVSGPNAGGKTVLLKSLALAALMVKAGLPIAAEEGSRIPVYDRVFADIGDAQSLAAHLSSFTGHLTQITHILAEVSPHSLVILDEVMSGTAPTEGAALARALLEHFAAKAGLVVASTHYDEVKAMAESDERHVGLSMAIDPTTLRPTYHVQEGAAARSLAFEAARQIGLPADVLERARELLSPEKREEFTQLERLEAEARRIESVRKQSETQLAEANRKKRDYEAKLEKLKERGDKAILSEAQALREEISAARAALRQVRRAIRMGSAAEGEDALAGALERAEQLADSAKTEESGGGERVDWSQASIGDPVRLAGTTQAGTLVELPDSRGRARVEVGGNRMVVDAARLEAASAPRKAPEVLTTAGVVYETPQGSARTLDLRGEREEEALESLTRFLDQAVLSNLNEVIVIHGHGEGILKRAVREQLKRSPYVSDFRPGGRGEGGDGVSVVTLRAS
- the rplQ gene encoding 50S ribosomal protein L17, with protein sequence MRHRRDVSKFGRTSSHRKAMWRNMLNSLIEHEAITTTETKAKELRRHADRIVTLGKEGVADTGVVEHTQRRRAYDRLRSRNSVSKLFDTIAPRYAEREGGYTRIIKLGFRKGDNAPLARVEFVEEALPKSSKKKRGAPKKTQSAASKPSTKKEAAEDAKVEAAAEEAAASTEATEEVEAAPATQAEAEVTEAPAAEASAEEAPAEEEKKPE
- the rpsD gene encoding 30S ribosomal protein S4 yields the protein MARYTGSIARLSRREGIGLSRKGARVLERRPYPPGQHGQGRKKTSDYGVQLREKQKVKRIYGLLEKQFRRTFHEAHRMKGVTGENLLRLLEARLDNTLYRLNYANSRQHARQMIAHGHVRVNGHKVDIASYKVDVGDRIELSAKAKKNPDVARAIEIGEQVGVVPWLDQLKEEFAGVVKAHPARDELPLPVREVREQLIVELYSK
- the infA gene encoding translation initiation factor IF-1 gives rise to the protein MSKEDMIQVQGTVVEPLPNAMFRVELDNGHKVLAHISGKMRKYFIKILPGDKVTVELSPYDLSRGRITYREK
- a CDS encoding DNA-directed RNA polymerase subunit alpha, with the translated sequence MFKNWRDLIKPNKLEAEEAGSDYGKFVVEPLERGYGITLGNSLRRILLSSLQGAAISAVQIDGVKHEFSTIPGVKEDVAEVILNFKDVLIRLEGEGPVEISLNKSGPGNVTAGDFTVPSGVEILNPDLHIATLSDSASLKLRATVKMGKGYVPAERNRDEGAPVDTVPMDAAFSPIRKVNYQVSNARVGQRTDYDKLTVEIWTNGTVKPEDAIAYAAKIMKEQVQVFINFEEQAEPAVQQLGAVAGTDVAADEEQQRLNESLSKSVDELELSVRSANCLKNANIRYIGELVQRTEAEMLKTKNFGRKSLNEIKEILGEMHLGLGMKTEGWMPPSSKLD
- the rpsK gene encoding 30S ribosomal protein S11, producing MAEETTPEAEEQSQEQTAPAKGVRRRAGKPPVETGIFHIKATFNNTIITVTDPKGNAIAWSTAGASGFKGARKSTPFAATVAAETAAKKAMDRGMRSAEVRVKGPGSGREAALRAIQAIGIRVTMIKDVTPLPHNGCRPSKRRRV
- the rpsM gene encoding 30S ribosomal protein S13 — protein: MARIAGVDLPRNKPMRVALTYIYGIGNKTAADILEKSGVDPALRSDDLTEVDVSNIRQILEGQYTLEGDLRREISMNIKRLMDLGCYRGLRHRRGLPVRGQRTHTNARTRKGPSKTIAGKKKATK
- the rpmJ gene encoding 50S ribosomal protein L36, with the protein product MKVRASVRKMCDKCKVIKRSGKVRVICSANPRHKQVQG